A genomic segment from Kyrpidia tusciae DSM 2912 encodes:
- a CDS encoding shikimate dehydrogenase: MVQVEGRVALIGHPVGHSLSPVMHNRAFERLGLAWRYSAFDVQPKDLPDAMRGLRALGFRGWNITVPHKEAACRLVDELSDEAAEIGAVNTVLVQEGRLTGYNTDGWGYVEALHAETGLTVEGKVSVVVGAGGAARGIAHALVREGALVRVVARRPAQAERLADEFSRLGPGRIQAGGWDKLQVWLREADLCVNTTPVGMSPDTGAMPFDPGWTREGCVVSDIVYNPRETLLLKRARELGRSTCDGVGMFVFQGAAAFRIWTGLAAPVADMRAVVEEGLDDGAVKGGSDI, from the coding sequence ATGGTACAGGTGGAAGGCCGCGTGGCCTTGATCGGTCATCCGGTGGGGCATTCTCTATCGCCCGTGATGCACAACCGGGCCTTCGAGCGGCTCGGGTTGGCGTGGCGGTATAGTGCCTTCGATGTTCAACCCAAAGATCTCCCCGACGCGATGCGAGGCCTTCGAGCGCTGGGGTTCCGGGGATGGAACATCACAGTCCCCCATAAAGAGGCGGCGTGCCGTCTGGTGGACGAGCTGTCCGATGAGGCCGCGGAGATTGGAGCCGTGAACACCGTGCTCGTTCAGGAGGGGCGGTTGACGGGTTATAATACGGATGGTTGGGGTTATGTGGAAGCCCTGCATGCGGAGACCGGTTTGACGGTGGAAGGGAAGGTCTCTGTCGTGGTTGGCGCCGGGGGGGCTGCCCGAGGCATTGCCCACGCCTTGGTGCGGGAGGGGGCCTTGGTGCGAGTGGTGGCCCGGCGCCCGGCGCAGGCCGAGAGGCTCGCCGACGAGTTCAGCCGCCTGGGACCCGGTCGAATTCAGGCCGGGGGCTGGGACAAACTGCAGGTTTGGCTTCGGGAAGCGGACCTCTGCGTCAACACGACACCGGTCGGGATGAGCCCGGACACGGGCGCAATGCCCTTCGATCCGGGGTGGACCCGGGAGGGCTGTGTGGTCAGCGATATCGTCTACAACCCAAGGGAGACCCTGTTGTTGAAGCGCGCCCGGGAGTTGGGAAGGTCCACCTGTGACGGGGTGGGCATGTTTGTCTTTCAGGGTGCTGCGGCCTTCCGGATTTGGACGGGACTGGCGGCGCCGGTGGCGGACATGCGGGCGGTGGTGGAAGAAGGGTTGGACGACGGGGCGGTCAAAGGGGGCTCCGATATATGA
- the nadD gene encoding nicotinate-nucleotide adenylyltransferase, producing MKRIGLFGGTFDPVHIGHIVAAEYVLDACGLERVLFVPTRIPPHKEAPDTPAEDRFHMVEVAVADRPGLGVSRVELDREGPSYTVDTLRYLRTRHPDVRFAWIVGADQLLGFPMWKSPEEIVSLADLIAVVRPGYNEHKGMDVVRKQFPRAALEVVEMPRLEVSSSELRARLEAGRTVSVLVPQAVQELIRAKGLYKRAGRVR from the coding sequence ATGAAACGGATCGGGCTCTTCGGAGGCACCTTTGATCCCGTTCATATTGGACATATTGTCGCGGCGGAATACGTATTGGATGCCTGTGGTTTAGAACGCGTGCTCTTTGTTCCAACCCGAATTCCGCCACACAAAGAGGCGCCGGATACGCCGGCCGAAGATCGGTTTCACATGGTTGAAGTTGCCGTGGCTGACCGTCCGGGCCTCGGGGTGAGCCGGGTGGAACTCGACCGGGAAGGGCCATCGTATACCGTGGATACCCTTCGTTATCTGAGGACCCGGCACCCGGATGTGCGATTCGCATGGATTGTCGGCGCGGATCAACTCCTGGGATTCCCGATGTGGAAATCCCCCGAAGAGATTGTTTCTTTAGCCGACTTGATTGCGGTGGTCCGGCCGGGGTATAACGAGCATAAGGGGATGGACGTCGTTCGAAAGCAATTTCCCAGAGCTGCTCTCGAGGTGGTGGAGATGCCCCGGCTGGAGGTTTCATCTTCAGAACTTCGCGCTCGGCTGGAGGCAGGGAGAACGGTCAGTGTATTGGTGCCCCAAGCTGTTCAGGAACTGATCCGAGCAAAAGGGTTGTATAAAAGGGCGGGGCGGGTGCGATGA
- the yqeK gene encoding bis(5'-nucleosyl)-tetraphosphatase (symmetrical) YqeK, translated as MTEEQIKEKVKGALSPARFAHVEGVVAEAERLAKRYGADGDKARLAAWIHDWAREWPADRLEEEARRLGVDRELFGPVAVLHGPIAAAKLGQEFGVEDDEVADAVRYHTTGRPGMGLLERVVCLADAVEPGRAYPGVDRLRQLASQDLDRALAEMFDASLRDLLDRGRPVAVLTVLARNECWSRVRGGRSR; from the coding sequence ATGACGGAAGAACAGATCAAAGAGAAGGTCAAAGGGGCCCTGAGCCCGGCGCGATTCGCTCACGTGGAGGGCGTGGTGGCGGAAGCCGAACGACTGGCCAAGCGCTATGGGGCAGACGGGGATAAAGCGCGCCTGGCGGCTTGGATCCACGATTGGGCCCGGGAATGGCCCGCCGATCGTCTGGAAGAGGAAGCTCGGCGACTGGGGGTCGATCGGGAGCTCTTTGGACCCGTGGCCGTCTTGCACGGACCCATCGCCGCCGCCAAACTCGGGCAGGAATTCGGGGTGGAAGATGACGAAGTTGCAGATGCCGTCCGTTATCACACCACCGGGCGCCCGGGGATGGGGCTTTTGGAAAGGGTGGTGTGTCTGGCCGACGCTGTGGAGCCCGGGCGGGCTTATCCCGGAGTGGATCGGCTTCGCCAATTGGCCAGTCAGGATTTGGACAGGGCTCTGGCGGAGATGTTTGATGCCAGCCTGCGGGATCTTCTCGATCGCGGGAGACCGGTGGCTGTACTGACGGTGTTGGCGAGAAACGAATGCTGGTCCCGGGTCCGCGGTGGGCGGAGCCGATAG
- the rsfS gene encoding ribosome silencing factor, producing the protein MSAQMASLARLAADAAADKKAGNVVILDIGELSIIADYFVICSGQSRTQVQAIADHVREKMEEHGAVLQGLEGRDEARWVLLDFGDVVVHVFREEEREFYQLERLWGDAPMLSQSS; encoded by the coding sequence ATGAGTGCACAGATGGCCAGTTTAGCGCGCCTGGCGGCGGATGCCGCAGCGGACAAAAAAGCCGGGAATGTGGTGATCCTCGATATTGGAGAACTCTCCATCATCGCCGATTACTTCGTCATTTGCAGCGGTCAGTCCAGAACCCAGGTGCAGGCCATCGCAGATCATGTGCGCGAAAAAATGGAGGAACACGGGGCGGTGCTCCAAGGTCTCGAAGGACGTGATGAAGCCAGGTGGGTTCTGCTCGACTTTGGGGATGTGGTGGTGCACGTGTTCCGAGAGGAGGAACGGGAGTTTTATCAGCTGGAACGACTCTGGGGCGATGCCCCAATGTTGTCCCAGTCCTCGTGA
- the leuS gene encoding leucine--tRNA ligase, which produces MSGVKEGYVVTELQYVPAEIEPKWQNLWEETGLYRTREDANRPHYYCLEMFPYPSGKLHMGHVRVYSIGDVVARVKRMQGYNVLHPMGWDAFGMPAENAAIQHGVHPRLWTYENIDHMRQQQKRLGVSYDWEREVTTCAPDYYKFTQWMFLLFYHRGLAYRKKAAVNWCPHCVTVLANEQVENGRCWRCGTEVTKRELEQWFLRITDYADRLLEDLDQLDRWPERVKVMQRNWIGRSTGAEVEFALEGRPETIRVFTTRPDTLLGVTYMVLAPEHPLVPALIEHSSERNRVEAFVEEMRKASEVERTAAEGEKRGVFTGTYAIHPLTGDRVPIWVANYVLLDYGTGAVMGVPAHDERDFAFAKKYNLPIRVVIRPEDRELPTPPVEAYVEDGVLVNSGRWDGMHNREAIHAITAHLEEMGKGRFATSYRIRDWLISRQRYWGAPIPIVYCDHCGIVPVPEDQLPVRLPEDVSFEPGTVSPLATNEDFVQTTCPKCGGPGRRETDTMDTFMCSSWYYFRYTSPKETARPFDPEAVRKWLPVDDYIGGIEHAVLHLLYSRFFTKVLQDAGWVDFSEPFRHLLTQGMVIKEGAKMSKSKGNVVSPDDIINRYGADTARLFILFAAPPDRDLEWNDQGVEGSHRFLHRVWRLVNQNREVFHAPAGDRMAPAARDLRRKTHATIKKVTEDFAQRYTFNTGISAIMELVNAIYAYPAEADPFTKAAAIRTVLLLLAPAAPHICEELWSQIGGTGSVHEQPWPTYDPAELVTDEVEYAVQVNGKVRDHIVVSASAGEEEVRQTALGAEKIQEWTGGKRVVKVIVVPKKLVNIVVKG; this is translated from the coding sequence ATGAGTGGCGTCAAGGAGGGGTACGTCGTGACCGAACTACAGTATGTGCCGGCAGAGATCGAACCCAAGTGGCAGAATCTGTGGGAGGAGACCGGGCTGTATCGCACCCGGGAGGATGCAAACCGCCCGCATTACTATTGCCTGGAGATGTTTCCTTACCCCTCGGGCAAGTTGCACATGGGCCATGTTCGGGTTTACTCCATCGGCGATGTGGTGGCCCGGGTGAAACGGATGCAAGGGTACAATGTTCTTCATCCCATGGGGTGGGATGCTTTTGGCATGCCCGCGGAGAATGCGGCAATCCAGCACGGTGTCCATCCCCGGCTGTGGACCTACGAGAATATCGACCACATGCGGCAGCAGCAGAAACGCCTCGGGGTCAGCTACGACTGGGAGAGGGAAGTGACGACCTGCGCGCCGGATTATTACAAGTTCACCCAGTGGATGTTCTTGCTTTTCTACCACCGCGGGCTCGCCTATAGGAAAAAAGCGGCGGTGAACTGGTGCCCACATTGTGTCACCGTGCTGGCCAACGAACAGGTGGAGAACGGGAGATGCTGGCGCTGTGGCACGGAGGTCACAAAGCGGGAGCTGGAGCAGTGGTTTCTGAGGATTACTGATTATGCTGATCGGTTATTGGAGGATTTGGATCAGCTCGACCGCTGGCCGGAACGGGTTAAAGTGATGCAGCGCAACTGGATCGGGCGCAGCACCGGCGCGGAAGTGGAGTTCGCACTGGAGGGACGGCCGGAGACGATCCGGGTGTTCACCACCAGGCCGGACACGCTGCTCGGGGTGACGTACATGGTTCTCGCTCCCGAGCACCCGTTGGTGCCGGCGCTCATCGAACACTCGAGTGAGAGGAATCGGGTGGAGGCCTTCGTAGAGGAGATGCGCAAGGCTTCGGAGGTGGAACGCACCGCGGCGGAGGGGGAAAAGCGCGGGGTTTTCACCGGCACTTATGCGATTCATCCCCTCACCGGGGACAGAGTGCCGATCTGGGTGGCGAATTATGTACTTCTGGATTACGGGACCGGCGCTGTGATGGGTGTGCCTGCCCACGACGAACGGGATTTTGCCTTTGCCAAAAAATACAACCTTCCGATCCGGGTCGTGATTCGACCGGAAGATCGAGAACTTCCCACGCCCCCTGTCGAAGCCTATGTGGAAGACGGAGTTCTCGTAAACTCCGGTCGGTGGGACGGGATGCACAATCGCGAGGCGATCCACGCCATCACCGCCCACCTGGAGGAGATGGGAAAAGGGCGTTTTGCCACTTCTTACCGCATCCGAGACTGGCTCATCTCCCGGCAACGCTACTGGGGAGCGCCGATTCCCATCGTGTACTGCGATCATTGCGGCATTGTGCCGGTGCCCGAAGATCAGTTGCCCGTCCGGTTGCCGGAAGATGTCTCTTTCGAGCCGGGGACGGTATCGCCTTTGGCGACCAATGAGGATTTCGTCCAAACCACTTGCCCGAAGTGCGGAGGACCGGGCCGGAGAGAAACGGACACCATGGACACCTTTATGTGTTCATCGTGGTACTATTTTCGCTATACCAGCCCGAAGGAAACCGCTCGCCCCTTCGATCCCGAAGCGGTTCGCAAATGGTTGCCAGTGGACGATTATATCGGCGGCATTGAGCACGCGGTGTTGCACCTTCTTTACTCGCGATTTTTCACCAAAGTCCTCCAAGACGCCGGGTGGGTCGATTTTTCCGAGCCATTCCGCCATCTTTTAACCCAGGGGATGGTGATCAAGGAAGGGGCGAAGATGTCCAAATCCAAGGGCAATGTGGTGTCTCCGGATGACATCATCAACCGGTATGGCGCCGACACGGCCCGGTTGTTTATCCTGTTCGCCGCCCCGCCCGACCGGGACCTGGAGTGGAATGACCAAGGCGTGGAAGGTAGCCACCGGTTTCTCCATCGCGTCTGGCGGCTCGTCAACCAGAATCGAGAGGTGTTTCACGCTCCGGCCGGAGACCGGATGGCGCCCGCAGCCAGGGATCTGCGCCGCAAGACCCACGCCACGATCAAAAAGGTGACCGAAGACTTCGCGCAGCGGTACACGTTTAACACCGGGATCAGCGCCATCATGGAATTGGTAAACGCCATCTACGCCTACCCGGCGGAGGCGGATCCCTTCACCAAGGCGGCGGCCATCCGGACCGTGTTGCTCCTGCTCGCCCCAGCCGCACCCCATATCTGCGAAGAGTTGTGGAGCCAGATTGGAGGAACGGGCAGCGTGCACGAACAGCCGTGGCCGACCTATGATCCTGCGGAACTGGTGACCGACGAAGTGGAGTATGCGGTGCAGGTCAACGGTAAGG